ATTTATACCTTGAGAAGGGTGAAGCGGTTCAAGCATCTGAAAAGTTGTATAAAACTGTCGAAGAGTGCATCAAAGCGTTGGCGGAGGTATTCAACGTGCCGCAGGTTGAAGAAGTTAAGAGGAGGGGTAAGTGGGATACTTGGCTTCTAGGGATGGCTTCGACGGACCTATCCAAGACCCTTAAGGAGGATAGGATTAGACTCGCGTGGAAGGATGCGTGCGACATCCACGTATGGGGTTTCCATGAGGCGAAGTATAGGGTGGAAGACGTAAAAGCTGCTCTACCGCTAACCGAATGGTTACTAAACTTCACTAGACAAGTCGTAGCAGGAAAGATCAGGAAGACGACATGACGTTTGAAACGCGGCGCGCGTTGGTACGACGATGCGTACTAGAACCGTAGACGCGAAGCTGTGAAAACTTGATTGAGCGCTGCGCGGGTGGTGGAGCCCCTAGCGTCAATGCAGCGTCGGAGGTTCGGAGCTACGAGCGTGAGCGCGCTGGAGCTAGCGACAATAAAGAGGGCGGTACGGCAGCCAGCTTCGTGAAGAAGGGGGCTACCGAGACGGGATACCTGAACTGGGCTAAGACCCTGTTGCGAATCGTTGGATCTGCGCAGCGAATGGGGGGTCTTTTAGCGGGTGGTTTGCCGCTCGGTCGTTGCGAGCGGGCCTTGCTGGCGTGACGGTCTCTAGCTTGACGGACTCTTCGAGGTTTGAAGAGGTCTCGCGATGGCGGGCTCTTGCCATCGGGGTGCGCTTCGGGGACTGCTCGACGCTCCGTTTTCTCCAGCCTAAGAGGGTTCCTGGGGCCTCGCCCCCAAGGGGTTTTTAGGGCAGCTGCCCCGGTGTTTTCGGCTCGCATGTCCATCGAGGAGGCGTGGAGGGCTTTAGCTCACGCTCGCGAGGGGTTCGAGAGGTTCAAGGAGAACGGGGATCCCCTGCTGTTCAGGGATGCCTGCGAGAAGGCCTGGCTCGCCGTGCTCTTGGCCACCGACCTGCTCCTCGTGAGGAGTGGGGTGGGTAAGCCCTCCAGCTACGCCGAGAGGAAAGCCATGCTGCGGAGGCTCGTGGCTGGGAGAGCGGAGCTCGCTGAGCTGGGGCTCGACGACAAGTTCTACGCTAGAGCCTAAAAGCTGCACGTGCTGGGCTTCCACGAGGGAGCTCTCGACCCGGAGGACCTCGAGGAGGAGCTTAGGAAAGCCGAGGGGTACCTGAGGATCGTGGAGAGCCTTTTGAAGTAGGTTGCGAGCAGCTATGCGGGATTGGGGATCGCTGAGGGAGAGGGGCGGGGGCAGGGGATCGGTTTCGTGGCCAGTGGAGGGGGAGAGCTAGGCGCTCGCCGTGGTGCAGCCCTGGGCGCACTCCTCGCTGCGGACCCGGGTTGCTCGAGCAGCAAGCAGTGGAGATGCTCTACCGGTAGCCGAAATCGAGGGAGCTTCCGACGAACATGTATCGCAGTATTGTTGAAGTGGATAGGGTGAGGAGTTTAAGCGGGGTTGCAGTGTTAAGGCTTTGTGGTTTAGTAAAACTTTATCTTTTGGCGGTGGCTGGATTGGTGTGGTTGGGGTGGCTGAGCAGCTGCTGTCATTGGCGCTCGACAAATCCCTGGAGATCATCGTGAGGAAGATGGAGAAGGGTGAGAGGTTGAAGGCGGAGGACTTGGCCGTACTCACCATAGCCGTCGTGAGGGACTTATCGAGGCGGATTGATGAGACGAATAAGCGGATCGACGCGTTGGCCGACTCGCTCAACACTCGAATCTCCGAGCTGGACGAGCGGTTGAACAGGAGGATTGATGAAACGAATAAGCGGATCGACGCGCTGGCTGATTCGTTCAACGCCAGGATCACCGAGATGGATGAGCGTTTGAATAGAAGGATCGACATGCTCGATGAGCGTTTGAACAAGAGGATTGATGAGCTGGATGAGCGGTTGAGTGGG
Above is a genomic segment from Thermofilaceae archaeon containing:
- a CDS encoding PaREP1 family protein, giving the protein MVEVVYLPRRAAEEAKRRGLDIGDLILKVLAQELKLDPEEISEARLELASRFFEEANLYLEKGEAVQASEKLYKTVEECIKALAEVFNVPQVEEVKRRGKWDTWLLGMASTDLSKTLKEDRIRLAWKDACDIHVWGFHEAKYRVEDVKAALPLTEWLLNFTRQVVAGKIRKTT